The proteins below come from a single Salifodinibacter halophilus genomic window:
- a CDS encoding 3-phosphoshikimate 1-carboxyvinyltransferase (catalyzes the formation of 5-O-(1-carboxyvinyl)-3-phosphoshikimate from phosphoenolpyruvate and 3-phosphoshikimate in tryptophan biosynthesis), producing the protein LAAMGARIDTVDGGLPPLRIHGGRELRGIEYTLPVASAQVKSALLLAGLYAQGDTVVHEPHPTRDYTERMLAAFGWPIEFSPGYARL; encoded by the coding sequence CTGGCGGCGATGGGCGCGCGCATCGACACCGTCGACGGCGGCCTGCCGCCGCTGCGCATCCACGGCGGCCGCGAACTGCGCGGGATCGAATACACCTTGCCGGTCGCCAGCGCGCAGGTGAAGTCGGCGCTGCTGCTGGCCGGCTTGTACGCGCAGGGCGACACCGTGGTGCACGAACCGCATCCGACCCGCGACTACACCGAGCGCATGCTCGCCGCGTTCGGCTGGCCGATCGAGTTCTCGCCCGGCTACGCGCGCCTGAG